The segment GCGCCTTAATAATATCTCAGAAATTTCCCACATATTTATGTTATGTGTATAATCACGAATAAGCTAATTAACTTATAAGCGAGCTAGCATGAGCGATAGATGGTTTTTCAAAGCAGATGAATGGTAGTCAGATTGCTAGGCATTTAAAATCTCCTCAGGTATGATTACGCTTTATTCAGTTCAGACAATTTATATATAACTAGGAGATTGAAATGAGAAATTTATCTGTAAATGAAGTTGCAAATGTATCTGGTGGCGCTATTGGTGATGTTGATGAGTACACTTTTGCATTATTTCCTAATGAACAAATGGTTGGCGTACAATTAACGGTAGTTGGTTATGATAAAGTAACTTGGATTGAAAAAGGTTTCTGGATGGACACCATTCATGAAGAATTGTATCCAATTTATGACGTTCAGCCTATCTTAAAATCTAATGGATTTTTCTTCTAAGATAAATATATCTTGGATAAAAAAAAGCGGTAATTTCTTACCGCTTTTTTTTTATTTAAAATTTTCTAATTAAAATAACGCCGATAATTAAAAATATGGCGCCCAATACTCGCCAAGCATTGAGTGTGTTTACTTCGAAGCCGACTAAGCCATAATGATCTAGAATCAAGCTTGCCAACATTTGACCTGTCACAACAAAAGCCACTAGCTGGGCTGCACCAATTTTTGGGGCTGCAACGATGGTGAGTGTTACATAGAGCGCACCCAGCAAACCGCCCATCCATACCCACCAGGGTAATTGTTGTAAAGAATGCGTTGATGGAATTGTTTGTTTAGAGGTCAGTATGTATAAAACCAATGCTATAGTGCCTATTAAAAAAGAAGACAGTGCGGCTATCATCGGATTTTGTAGGCCTTTTGACAAAGAGGCATTCATGCCGATCTGTATTGCCAAAGATGCACCGCTGACGAATGCAAGTATGGTATATAAGGAAAAGAATTGCATTGAATAGTTGCCTTATGGTTTAGGAATGAGTTTGAGCGTATTTGTGTCTTTCACACATTCATCTTCAGGGGCAGCAGCAGGATCTGAAGAGGCAGCGATATCTTGATCTTGTGCTATGCCATCATAAAGAGAGGTAAATACAGGGCTTGTAGACGCTTCAATCATGCGTAAATTTTCAGCTATTTCACTACACTGTTTGAGTGATTCTTGCATTTTTTCCCTAATGCTGTCGAAACAAAAGTCTGTAATACTGAGAAGTTTTGCTAATGCCTGATGTGCATTGGGAGCATGTTCAGAATCATAGAGCATTTGTTGAATTGCATTGACTGTTTTCATAGCAAGCAAGGAGATAACCTCGTGAGCAATGCGTTCGCGAGCATCATGACCGAGCAGTAGATTCTTATCTATTTCTTGCGGCGCAATCCTGTCGACGAAAGATTGATGCTTATCCATTTCGATTGTGCTTTGAAATTCAGCTCGATGTATTTTTGTGCCGTGAATAGCGTATTCCAAGGGCAATTTGGCTTCAGTAAAAGGGGCGAGCAAAGAAGGCGTTAATAGTTGTAGATTGCCATCCGGTTTTTTGAGTAATTGATGAATGACGCTTGTGCAATGATTTTTAGCACCGATACAGAGTTCTCTGCTATTAGAAAATGGCATTGTAAATTCTAGCATATAGGTTCCTGATAAAAGTTATATGACTTGATTTTTTGTGTGCACAGTATGGATATAGAAAGGCTTGAAAACAAGCCTCTCTTAACCTTACACTCCGGTTTGAGAAAGTACTCTTTCCATTTGGTGTTTTTGTTGTCTACACGCCTCTCACAATCGAGTTGTGCAGAAGAATCTAAAACTCAATTGTCCTGAGTATATATAGTTCATAGAGAGATCACGATACGCTTTTTTGAGGAACTAATGGCGAAGAAGAAAGAAGATAAAGTTTGGGTAGAAGTTGAAGTTAATAAATTTACCGATGGTATCACTGTATTTCGTGGTCGAATGCACAAAAAGGACATAGAAGCTTGGTCAAATGGAGAGTTGGTTGACTGTAGTATTAAGTTGGAAAAAACATATTGGTTTGTTGGAGAAAATATTTGCACCTTAGGCAATGGGGAAGGCAATGCTCGCCAATATACCGGCGATACTTACATAAGAGTGGATGCTATTATGCTTATTTTTGTGCTAAAAGAAGACAGTTATCCTAACAATCTTGTTGCAAGTACGGATAATATTTTTCCTTTCCCTGGACGACAATAGTAGCATCTAAGTAACATATCCTTGAGGATTCAATGAAAAAAACAGTGATTCAAAGTGAGCATGCACCTAGCCCTATTGGGTGCTATTCGCAAGCAGTTCGGATTGGAAATTTAGTGTTCTTATCAGGGCAAATTGCCTTAGATCCCAAAACAAATGAAATGGTTACAAGCTCATTTGCAGCAGAAATGCAGCAGGTCTTCTCAAATCTAGAGGCTGTTATTTTAGATGCAGGTGCAAGCTTTGCGCAGGTTGCTAAATTCACTATTTATTTAACTGATTTGTCATGCTTTCCACTGGTTAATGAATATATGCAAAAAATCTTGTCTGCGCCTTTTCCTGCACGCGTTACGGTAGGGGTAGCATCGCTGCCAAAGTCGGCTTCCATTGAAGTCGATGCAATATTAGTTATTTGAATTAATTCTGATGTTTGCTGTTTGCAACATGACATGTTGTCCATCTTGTGGTATCTTTGCCCACACTCAATGTAACCTGATTCATTTGGCTTAAAATATAGCCGAGCTTCCCTTAAACGATGAAAAGCAAAATGATGCAAATAAAACAAGCTGCGAGAAATGCTATTCTTGTTAAGAACTTAACCGCCAATACCTCATGGTTTTTTAAAAAAACCACTTTGATGTGTTAGAAATTAAGGAGATTGTGTGACCTCGTTTTTATCTTTTCTAAAACCTGCCCCTTATCAGCCTCTCATTAAAGATCAAACAGTTATCAACCAAGATTATCGTCATTGGCGGTTTAGAATTCTATATTCACTGTTTTTTGGTTATGCAATATTTTATTTCACGCGCAAAAGCTATACCTTCATTATGCCGTATTTGGCACAAGATCTTAATTTAAGCTATACACAATTAGGCTTTTTAAGCAGCATTCTATATATCACCTATGGAATTAGTAAATTCTTAAGTGGGGTTCAAGCTGACCGCTCCAATCCACGATATTTCATGGCGATTGGTCTTATGATGACGGGGGTTTTTAATATCCTATTTGCCTTTAGTTCTTCACTTTGGCTTTTTGCTTTATTTTGGGGATTGAATGGTTGGTTCCAAGCATGGGGATGGCCAGCTTGTTGTAAGCAATTGAATTATTGGTACGCTAAATCAGAACGTGGTTTGTGGTATGGCATTTGCAGTACTTCTCACAATTTAGGTGGTGCATTGATACCTATTTTAGCAGTATATCTTGCACTGCAATTTAATTGGCGTGTTGCAATGTTAGTGCCAGCAGGCATCAGCATCATCATGGGACTTATTCTTATCGAGCGATTAAGAGATGTTCCAAGAACACTTGGCTTGCCCAGTGTTGAAATTTACCGAAAAGAAAAGACAGAATGCGAATCTGATAGCTTAACGGAGCATTCATTACTGTCTGTAAAAGATATTCTTTTTAAACAAGTCTTAACCAATAAGCTTGTGTGGATTATGTCTATTTCTTACTTTTTTGTGTATGTCGTGAGAATCGCTGTGAACGATTGGATTTTCATGTACTTAACCGAAGAAAAGAGCGTAGATGCTTATTTGGCCAGTTGGGCGGTATCTGCATTTGAGATAGGTGGTTTTGTTGGGATGATTATTGCCGGATGGAGTTCTGATTACATATGGAAAGGTAATAGAGTTCCTTCAATGGTCATTTGTGCCTTGGGGATGGTTTTTTCAACACTCGGCCTTTGGTATCTACCTGCTCATTATGTGTATTTAGATCTTGTGCTTCTTGCTTTAATTGGCGCCTTTGTGTTCGGGCCACAGATGATTGTCGGCCTAGCCGCTGCAGAATTCGTTGATAAGCGTGCAGTATCTGCTTCAAACGGATTTACAGGGACGATTGGTTATTTTGGTGCAGCCTGCGCTGGTATGCCGATTGGCTTTATGATTGATGAATGGGGGTGGAATGGATTCTTTCTCACCATGTTAGCTAGCTCTTTAGTCATTTTCTTGATATTGCTACCGCTGTGGTCTGCGGGAGGGAAGTATAATATGCAATCAGCAAGACTTAATACTTCACCAGAAGTAAAACCTAAAGAAGCTTAGATTTTCGTTCTGTATAATAATAAACATTGGAGAGAAGAAGTATGAAATATTATGTAGTTGGATCTGCTATAAGTTCTGTTGATGGTGAACAGCCTACGAAAGATGCATTGTTAGCATCTCTAGAAGCCTTGAAAAAAGATGAAACAGTTTTTGCTTTTGAAAATAGAGGCCTCGCGCAAAAATATTTAGAAGATAAATTTGAAAAGACTGACAAAGAAATACGCCCTATTATTGAAATAGACGCGCCTGCAAAGCAAAAAATTCACAAAGAAAAATTAGAAGATGGCCGATTAATCACAGGTAGAGACATCGCAATTGAGAAAGTAAAGGTTCTTAATGTATTATTAAATTTAAGTAACAAAGCTTTGAATGATGTTGAAATTAACGAAGCATTATCTGATATTAAGGCACCTGTTGCTAAAGTAGAAGAACCTGCTGCTAAAACAGAAGAGCCTGTTGCTAAAGCAGAAGAAGCTGCAAAAACAGAAGAAGCAAAGCCTAGTGCAATTAGAAGCTTATTCACCAAGCTGAAAAACGCATTCTTCTCTATGTATGTACAAATTCCATTAATTGGTTTTGGTATTGCAATGCAAGGTGGCACAGCTCTTATCCTTGAAAAGCTTGCTCAGTTAGGTGTAACTACAGCATACCCATTAATATTGGAAGCAGGTCTTGCATTAGCATTAGGTGCAGCATTCTATGGAATGGGTCAAGCAATTGTTTGGGGTGTTTCTAGCGCATACAATGCAATAACCAAAAAATCTGAAAAAGCATCAGAAGAAACAGCAGCAGAGAAAGATGCTTCTGTGGATCCTGACTTAACCGCTAAATTAGCAGCTACATTAGATACAAGCAAAGAAGCAGCAAATGAAGTGGCAGTGGAAGACAATTTAGTTGATAATTCACCAAAAGTGATTCGCATGTCACCTAAATCATCT is part of the Candidatus Berkiella cookevillensis genome and harbors:
- a CDS encoding DMT family transporter, producing the protein MQFFSLYTILAFVSGASLAIQIGMNASLSKGLQNPMIAALSSFLIGTIALVLYILTSKQTIPSTHSLQQLPWWVWMGGLLGALYVTLTIVAAPKIGAAQLVAFVVTGQMLASLILDHYGLVGFEVNTLNAWRVLGAIFLIIGVILIRKF
- a CDS encoding Rid family detoxifying hydrolase yields the protein MKKTVIQSEHAPSPIGCYSQAVRIGNLVFLSGQIALDPKTNEMVTSSFAAEMQQVFSNLEAVILDAGASFAQVAKFTIYLTDLSCFPLVNEYMQKILSAPFPARVTVGVASLPKSASIEVDAILVI
- a CDS encoding MFS transporter — translated: MTSFLSFLKPAPYQPLIKDQTVINQDYRHWRFRILYSLFFGYAIFYFTRKSYTFIMPYLAQDLNLSYTQLGFLSSILYITYGISKFLSGVQADRSNPRYFMAIGLMMTGVFNILFAFSSSLWLFALFWGLNGWFQAWGWPACCKQLNYWYAKSERGLWYGICSTSHNLGGALIPILAVYLALQFNWRVAMLVPAGISIIMGLILIERLRDVPRTLGLPSVEIYRKEKTECESDSLTEHSLLSVKDILFKQVLTNKLVWIMSISYFFVYVVRIAVNDWIFMYLTEEKSVDAYLASWAVSAFEIGGFVGMIIAGWSSDYIWKGNRVPSMVICALGMVFSTLGLWYLPAHYVYLDLVLLALIGAFVFGPQMIVGLAAAEFVDKRAVSASNGFTGTIGYFGAACAGMPIGFMIDEWGWNGFFLTMLASSLVIFLILLPLWSAGGKYNMQSARLNTSPEVKPKEA